In the Leptospira limi genome, one interval contains:
- a CDS encoding LIC_13355 family lipoprotein has product MKTKLIHFLLILSCLWTFHCKPSQSSSSEEKLAALIPLLGASANASVCPKSTLPSDIFLANTVVSASANVSGFSDPKKAINGVCGAGELVGSLDVYALETTGAGATMVLSWGGRTVKNVPDATDFIIYDNSFRISGDTNTYAMDPSVIQVSRDGSIYCGFNPSYTAGNINLIASWTKFGGLRPVYFNMTTNPLSNEDLFVNTGGSFLLGGGDGFDLDDLDPSDPNDVNCDTTAANDIKTNGFKFVKITSASNVINPATSSNFPWPPGSYNGSDIDGVVARELQ; this is encoded by the coding sequence ATGAAAACAAAACTAATTCATTTCCTCCTCATTCTATCCTGTTTGTGGACTTTCCATTGCAAACCTTCTCAGTCGTCGTCATCGGAGGAAAAATTGGCAGCACTCATTCCTTTACTTGGGGCAAGTGCCAATGCTTCTGTTTGTCCTAAATCAACACTCCCTTCCGACATATTCCTTGCCAATACGGTGGTCAGTGCCTCCGCCAATGTATCTGGATTTTCTGATCCGAAAAAAGCCATCAATGGAGTTTGTGGTGCTGGTGAACTAGTTGGGTCTCTTGATGTTTATGCATTAGAGACTACAGGGGCAGGTGCTACGATGGTTCTCAGTTGGGGAGGTAGAACTGTCAAAAATGTCCCAGACGCCACAGATTTTATTATTTATGATAATAGTTTTCGGATCTCTGGAGATACCAATACCTATGCCATGGATCCCTCTGTGATCCAAGTCTCCCGTGATGGATCCATTTATTGTGGTTTTAATCCAAGTTATACGGCCGGAAATATCAATCTAATTGCCAGCTGGACAAAGTTTGGTGGCCTAAGACCTGTGTACTTCAATATGACCACCAATCCCTTGTCAAACGAGGATTTATTTGTCAATACCGGCGGGTCTTTCCTTCTTGGTGGTGGGGACGGATTTGATTTGGATGATTTAGATCCAAGTGATCCAAACGATGTGAATTGTGATACAACTGCTGCCAACGATATCAAAACGAATGGGTTTAAATTCGTAAAAATCACATCCGCAAGTAATGTAATCAACCCAGCAACAAGTAGCAATTTCCCTTGGCCACCAGGCAGTTATAATGGAAGTGATATTGATGGGGTTGTTGCTCGCGAATTACAATAG
- a CDS encoding adenylate/guanylate cyclase domain-containing protein: MDNEKVLEEERAKYAELEVLYQNIIDHSTEIENELLENNKKIQMYLDRMRRYLSPQLYEMITGAEVETSISHQRRKLTIFFSDIVGFTTITDSIEPEILSDCLNQYLDVMSSIAIKYGGTIDKFIGDAIMIFFGAPTFENDKAHALNCVKMAIEMRDSLPALDEYWRKSGINHNLTCRIGINTGYVTVGNFGTNERMDYTIIGGPVNVASRLEHASEAGEILISNATKSLIDEYIDTIPKGEIVVKGVHTPIETFQVIGLKDDKDKKDNPFLKFDGKGFLLKPLHFDKLSTNSEERRLMQNALEKALAALK; this comes from the coding sequence ATGGACAATGAAAAAGTTTTGGAAGAGGAACGAGCCAAATACGCGGAGTTAGAAGTTCTCTACCAAAACATCATTGATCATTCTACAGAAATCGAGAACGAACTCTTAGAGAATAACAAAAAGATCCAAATGTATTTGGATCGTATGCGCCGTTACCTTTCACCTCAATTGTATGAGATGATCACAGGTGCAGAAGTGGAAACATCGATTTCCCACCAAAGGCGAAAACTCACTATCTTTTTCTCTGATATTGTTGGTTTTACTACCATTACAGATTCAATTGAACCAGAAATCCTTTCTGATTGTCTCAACCAATACTTGGATGTAATGTCAAGTATCGCTATTAAATACGGTGGAACCATCGATAAATTCATTGGTGATGCCATCATGATTTTTTTTGGTGCACCAACATTTGAAAACGACAAAGCTCATGCATTAAACTGTGTCAAAATGGCAATTGAAATGCGTGATAGTTTACCTGCGTTAGACGAGTATTGGAGAAAATCTGGTATCAACCACAACTTAACCTGTCGAATCGGAATCAATACAGGTTATGTGACTGTTGGTAATTTTGGAACAAACGAAAGGATGGATTACACCATCATTGGTGGTCCTGTGAATGTTGCTTCTCGTTTGGAACATGCATCAGAGGCAGGAGAAATATTGATTTCAAATGCAACCAAATCACTGATAGACGAATACATCGATACCATTCCCAAAGGGGAAATTGTTGTAAAGGGTGTTCACACTCCAATTGAAACGTTTCAGGTGATTGGACTCAAAGATGATAAAGATAAAAAGGACAATCCATTCTTAAAATTTGATGGAAAAGGTTTCCTTCTCAAACCATTACACTTTGACAAACTCAGCACAAACTCCGAAGAACGCCGATTAATGCAAAATGCATTAGAAAAAGCGCTTGCGGCATTGAAGTAA
- a CDS encoding TetR/AcrR family transcriptional regulator — translation MKPFKKQTTPKKTKTPTPKPSSSQTAGYHHGNLREEVLEHSRKVLEKTGVSSLSLRDIASDLGVSHTAPYRHFPKKMDLLQALVAEGFRELALAMKRAWDSSEDPLTKVRKAGEEYIYLLLNNPRRTELMFGGEIYVSGDPLSDDLRECGNEAYMGMFRIVEYGQNQLVLKKSVPTATLMMSFWSGVHGFAVLNERKWKSIQSSEEEKKSFQKEVLQILEIMIEGTRL, via the coding sequence ATGAAACCATTCAAAAAACAAACAACACCTAAAAAGACGAAAACTCCCACTCCAAAACCTTCTTCGTCCCAAACAGCAGGTTACCACCACGGGAATTTACGAGAAGAAGTATTAGAACACTCTCGGAAGGTTTTAGAAAAAACAGGAGTTTCGTCTCTAAGTCTTAGGGACATTGCTTCTGACTTAGGTGTGAGCCATACGGCCCCCTACCGGCATTTTCCCAAAAAAATGGATCTACTCCAAGCATTAGTTGCTGAAGGTTTTCGAGAACTGGCACTTGCGATGAAACGGGCTTGGGACAGTTCGGAGGATCCACTTACAAAAGTACGAAAAGCTGGAGAAGAGTACATTTATTTATTACTCAATAACCCACGTAGAACAGAACTTATGTTTGGTGGTGAAATTTATGTTTCCGGCGATCCATTGTCTGACGATTTACGAGAATGTGGAAATGAAGCATACATGGGTATGTTTCGAATTGTTGAATATGGACAAAACCAATTGGTCTTAAAAAAATCAGTACCAACAGCAACACTCATGATGAGCTTTTGGAGTGGAGTACATGGATTTGCCGTACTGAATGAACGAAAATGGAAATCGATCCAATCTTCTGAAGAGGAAAAAAAGTCCTTTCAAAAGGAAGTTTTACAGATTTTGGAAATTATGATTGAAGGGACACGTCTGTAA
- a CDS encoding PP2C family protein-serine/threonine phosphatase, whose product MVIFATLGLLSGRPPVEFYYQISAILVLLCYNFVVLYSLKKSGKYLNIFKFSSSFLEITLLTFVTGYTAYSQKNPSLVYAAPMIYVFFILIALASIRNNTKTIIFAVIVLIVEYASLTIYFYPEMTDLNAKLMELSQYLKPNFLEENSSFFLVSAVPMGIFLILLYMVVTGGLILYAILNTSRTTQEQADLIFNTEKQAILEENMRLGMELDVARQIQAMVLPRNEELKQIGELEISARMDSANEVGGDYYDVVHHEDGTVYIGIGDVTDHGLASGVVMLMTQSAFITTLRSQVISLRESLRSINSILFSNIHMRMNDIRNLTLSLFSYKNGVFTTAGQHETIMVYRHASKKTEIIDTVDNGMLVGLTESIDEFIHEKPIPLQPKDIILLYTDGATEAENPKREQFGSHRLIESLEKHADLPSTDEILAAIFQDIYVFIDGMDVYDDITIMIMRKRG is encoded by the coding sequence TTGGTTATCTTTGCCACACTCGGACTACTTTCGGGTCGTCCTCCTGTAGAGTTTTATTACCAAATCTCTGCCATCTTAGTTTTACTCTGTTACAACTTCGTAGTTCTGTATTCATTAAAGAAGTCGGGTAAATATCTCAATATATTTAAATTCTCTTCATCTTTTTTAGAGATCACTCTCCTTACATTTGTTACAGGGTATACGGCTTACTCCCAAAAAAACCCAAGTCTTGTGTATGCAGCTCCGATGATTTATGTCTTCTTCATCCTCATCGCTCTTGCATCCATACGTAATAATACTAAGACTATCATCTTTGCAGTGATTGTACTCATTGTTGAGTATGCATCACTCACCATTTATTTTTATCCTGAGATGACTGACCTCAATGCAAAACTCATGGAGTTGTCACAGTATCTCAAACCAAACTTCTTAGAAGAAAATAGTTCCTTCTTTCTTGTCAGTGCAGTACCGATGGGAATTTTTCTCATCTTACTCTATATGGTTGTGACTGGTGGTTTGATTTTATACGCCATCCTCAACACATCCCGAACCACACAAGAACAAGCTGACTTAATTTTTAATACAGAAAAACAAGCCATCCTTGAAGAGAACATGCGCCTCGGTATGGAATTAGACGTAGCAAGGCAAATCCAAGCCATGGTACTTCCCCGTAATGAGGAATTAAAACAAATTGGTGAGTTAGAAATTTCAGCTAGGATGGACTCTGCAAACGAAGTGGGTGGAGACTATTATGATGTTGTCCACCATGAAGATGGAACGGTGTACATTGGTATTGGAGACGTAACAGACCATGGACTTGCTTCTGGTGTTGTGATGCTCATGACACAGTCCGCATTTATCACAACCTTACGATCTCAAGTGATTTCCTTGCGCGAATCACTTCGCTCCATCAACTCCATTTTGTTTTCTAACATCCATATGAGGATGAATGACATTCGTAACCTAACACTTTCATTATTTTCCTATAAAAATGGAGTGTTTACAACAGCTGGCCAACACGAAACCATCATGGTATACCGCCATGCTTCGAAAAAAACAGAAATCATCGATACTGTCGACAATGGAATGTTAGTTGGTCTAACAGAATCCATTGATGAATTCATTCATGAAAAACCCATTCCTTTACAACCAAAGGATATCATCTTACTCTATACAGATGGGGCAACAGAAGCAGAAAATCCAAAACGAGAACAGTTCGGATCCCATCGATTGATAGAATCCTTGGAAAAACATGCGGACCTACCATCAACGGATGAAATTTTAGCAGCTATCTTCCAAGACATTTATGTATTCATAGATGGAATGGATGTGTATGATGACATCACAATCATGATCATGAGGAAACGAGGCTAG
- a CDS encoding lysophospholipid acyltransferase family protein, translating to MFYYVGRSIGFVLMWIVVKPMRLKYGNKKVEIQNDFILRQLNGKSMILISNHIKPRNKFLKIITMPYDAFVIRGVLKRYGIYTTALTSYDSGMGNKGRKSKWLKRKEQIVKGIVKSIDLIPLNRNESDPVTIKDFQRRIKKGNLGIGIFPEGSWYRGFRKSRKLFPGMVVLSKRYNLPIVPLYLDAYNLNKPIRLTVGNPVWQVNDSNETMAFIKSELIRLNQVGKNPVVQTEVTHNGLDTDEEGMEVSPSIS from the coding sequence ATGTTTTATTATGTCGGAAGGTCTATTGGTTTTGTATTGATGTGGATTGTGGTGAAACCCATGAGATTAAAATACGGAAACAAAAAAGTAGAAATTCAGAACGACTTCATTTTACGTCAGTTAAATGGTAAATCTATGATACTGATTTCAAATCATATCAAACCACGAAATAAATTTTTAAAAATCATCACAATGCCTTACGATGCATTTGTTATTCGTGGAGTTCTTAAACGATATGGAATTTATACAACTGCGTTAACAAGTTATGATTCAGGAATGGGCAATAAAGGCAGAAAGTCAAAATGGCTCAAACGAAAAGAACAAATTGTCAAAGGGATTGTTAAATCAATCGACTTAATTCCCTTAAACCGAAATGAATCAGACCCAGTGACAATCAAAGATTTCCAAAGAAGGATTAAAAAAGGGAATTTGGGAATTGGAATTTTTCCGGAAGGGTCTTGGTACCGAGGGTTTCGTAAATCTCGAAAATTATTTCCAGGTATGGTGGTACTGAGTAAACGTTACAATTTGCCAATTGTTCCTTTGTATTTAGATGCATACAATTTAAACAAACCAATTCGGTTAACTGTTGGAAATCCTGTCTGGCAAGTGAATGATAGTAATGAAACAATGGCATTTATCAAATCGGAACTGATCAGACTCAACCAAGTTGGAAAAAATCCAGTCGTTCAAACAGAAGTCACCCATAATGGTTTGGACACTGATGAAGAAGGGATGGAAGTATCACCTAGCATTAGCTAG
- a CDS encoding TetR/AcrR family transcriptional regulator codes for MLEAHHKQRRIRNSLSREEIRDVSLLILKEEGLDGLSMRKIANRLGCSVASPYSYYESQIDLVQDLIRTGEDELLSMLKKASADVKTGSAFDQLAAIARAYFHFASNNRELHKVMFVTDYGGVHRKAFPQLPKSYRFFLETVRIGFDSGEIPYPKNEYPAIARLMWSWMYGVIVLDMTGMLRKRKGAGNPIEEGISYFQKLLSKKPT; via the coding sequence ATGTTGGAAGCCCACCACAAACAAAGAAGGATTCGCAATAGCCTCTCCAGGGAGGAAATTAGAGATGTATCCCTCCTCATTTTAAAAGAAGAGGGGCTTGATGGGTTATCCATGCGTAAAATTGCGAACAGGCTCGGTTGTAGCGTTGCAAGCCCCTATTCATATTACGAAAGCCAAATTGATCTTGTCCAAGATTTGATCCGAACGGGAGAGGATGAGCTCCTCTCGATGTTAAAAAAAGCAAGTGCTGATGTCAAAACGGGATCTGCCTTTGACCAATTGGCCGCGATTGCACGTGCCTATTTCCATTTTGCCAGTAACAACCGAGAACTTCACAAAGTAATGTTTGTTACCGACTATGGTGGAGTTCATAGAAAGGCATTCCCTCAACTTCCAAAAAGTTATCGGTTTTTTTTAGAAACAGTTAGAATTGGTTTTGATTCTGGCGAAATTCCATACCCTAAAAACGAATACCCTGCCATTGCAAGGTTGATGTGGAGTTGGATGTATGGAGTGATTGTTTTGGATATGACAGGTATGCTCCGAAAAAGAAAAGGAGCAGGAAATCCGATCGAAGAAGGAATTTCCTACTTTCAGAAACTGCTTAGCAAAAAACCAACCTAG
- a CDS encoding slr1658 superfamily regulator — MNPKAPIIIGEYHIIPENLPADGQLRLVFQPIDMTTYWRRCGLTANFVAGFYSYCYEASETKANSLSTIINELLENASKFSKAREGRINVELKQYGNLLRIDVLNVASKTLRDSFELFVNKLISENVEEMYFSTLETKEDGDTKSGLGLLMMLKDYPVRFGYSFTEIDADTHEITVRAIINVEEI, encoded by the coding sequence TTGAACCCTAAGGCACCCATCATCATCGGTGAATACCACATCATTCCAGAAAATTTGCCTGCGGATGGCCAACTGAGATTGGTATTCCAACCGATCGATATGACCACCTATTGGCGCCGATGTGGTCTCACAGCCAATTTCGTTGCAGGATTTTATTCGTATTGTTACGAAGCAAGTGAAACCAAAGCCAATTCACTTTCCACGATCATCAATGAACTTTTAGAAAATGCTTCTAAATTCTCTAAAGCAAGAGAAGGTAGAATCAATGTAGAATTAAAACAATATGGAAATCTTTTAAGAATTGATGTTTTAAATGTGGCGTCAAAAACCTTAAGAGATAGTTTTGAGCTTTTTGTGAACAAACTCATATCAGAAAACGTGGAGGAGATGTATTTTTCTACACTCGAAACCAAAGAAGATGGAGATACCAAGTCTGGACTTGGTCTTCTCATGATGTTAAAAGACTATCCTGTTCGTTTTGGTTATAGTTTCACTGAGATCGATGCCGATACTCATGAAATCACGGTAAGAGCAATTATCAACGTAGAAGAGATATAA
- a CDS encoding ABA4-like family protein, with the protein MNQSLMFTIANSIALLSWIVLILTPNQNKVIPYLRVLISGLILGGLYIFALSLGFGKAEGNFSSLESVRSLFTNDTFLLAGWVHYLSFDLFIGTWEAEDGKSIGIHRLYLVPIHFLTFYYGPVGLVLYLVVKVIKTKRFGF; encoded by the coding sequence ATGAACCAATCTCTTATGTTTACGATTGCAAATTCGATTGCACTCCTTTCCTGGATAGTATTAATCCTTACACCAAACCAAAATAAGGTGATACCATACCTTCGCGTTTTGATTTCGGGTCTAATTCTTGGAGGGTTATACATTTTTGCCCTCTCTCTAGGATTTGGAAAAGCAGAAGGGAATTTTTCGAGTTTAGAATCAGTGCGTTCTTTATTTACTAACGATACATTCCTGTTAGCTGGATGGGTGCATTATCTATCGTTTGATTTGTTTATCGGAACTTGGGAAGCAGAAGATGGAAAATCAATTGGAATCCATCGATTGTATCTTGTTCCCATTCATTTCCTCACTTTCTATTATGGTCCAGTGGGTCTTGTATTGTACTTAGTAGTTAAGGTGATCAAAACAAAACGATTTGGGTTTTAG
- a CDS encoding DUF6272 family protein produces the protein MRKYGNLTHTAFSEKEPESIIEIHLKPLDLMRYWRRIGILSDFIGYFYGFSFLPNVPTDSMDMKNSEIVNSISTVFNELLENAAKYSYDKKADIEISLIHRGKSFEMLVRNKTNESNVSAYESSLKEIFSAKDLEKLYFQKIESNDPESSRSGIGLIMVLKDYPVEMEVTLESEGDSTIITSRIVYFTDVSLQS, from the coding sequence ATGCGAAAATATGGCAATCTAACTCACACTGCTTTTTCTGAAAAAGAACCAGAGTCCATTATAGAAATCCATTTAAAACCTTTGGATTTGATGCGATACTGGCGCCGTATTGGAATTCTCTCCGATTTTATCGGTTATTTCTATGGGTTTTCCTTTTTACCCAATGTACCAACCGATTCGATGGATATGAAAAATTCAGAGATTGTCAATTCGATCTCCACTGTATTCAACGAACTTTTGGAAAATGCAGCCAAGTATTCATATGATAAAAAAGCAGATATTGAAATTTCTCTGATCCATCGTGGAAAATCTTTTGAGATGTTAGTCCGAAACAAAACAAATGAATCAAATGTATCGGCTTATGAATCTAGTTTAAAAGAAATTTTTTCGGCAAAGGACTTAGAGAAATTGTACTTCCAAAAGATAGAATCCAATGACCCTGAGTCCAGTCGTTCAGGGATTGGTCTCATTATGGTATTAAAAGATTATCCTGTGGAAATGGAAGTGACTTTAGAATCGGAAGGTGATTCCACCATCATCACAAGTAGAATTGTTTACTTTACAGACGTGTCCCTTCAATCATAA
- a CDS encoding slr1659 superfamily regulator, producing the protein MEIKDLDYNIQYDEATKTVKFTGSIRLQNLPAYEPIKLFLRDVAKQCQGALLTMDFRELQFVNSSGITTLSMFIIDSRKSATYQIKIQGSLNVSWQSKSLSNFKKLWDQVVLEIS; encoded by the coding sequence ATGGAAATCAAAGACTTAGATTACAATATTCAATACGACGAAGCCACTAAGACTGTCAAATTCACTGGATCTATCCGCTTGCAGAACTTACCCGCTTATGAACCTATCAAATTATTTTTAAGAGATGTAGCCAAACAATGCCAAGGGGCACTCCTCACGATGGACTTTCGCGAACTTCAATTTGTGAACAGTTCGGGGATCACTACCCTTTCCATGTTCATTATTGATTCTAGAAAAAGTGCTACGTACCAAATCAAAATCCAAGGATCCCTCAATGTTTCTTGGCAGTCAAAATCTCTCTCAAACTTCAAAAAACTTTGGGACCAAGTGGTTTTGGAAATTTCCTAA
- a CDS encoding GNAT family N-acetyltransferase — protein MSHIKVHLATTEEDRNKIYHLRYDIYVQEMNRVQEYADHTTKMIREPYDETGHLFLAETEEGEIIGTVRINFRRDGSLECEDLYEMDLFRPFYPDKVSMSTKLMVKREYRHTAAASMLCMKIYEHARENGIVIDFIDTNPHLVRLYNQVGYRMYKKNIHHPEYGIVIPMVFLLDDNEYLKQIHSPFLRLAKRFPAGTELAHLFETKFPEYKDIRPLFSMEGDEVWQNIVHDMMLPPSQFLSFLRGFTEEESKKLLSMLDLIDYEDGDVVFHQNQESQGLFCVLDGSVEVVVNREDGVRSTISILNQGEIFGELGFVAKSNRNADIIVRDHAKLLILTPNEFQKLEIQSPTLAVKLLTNLFVILAERFNEMSRRMLEFRRLYEMGGSSR, from the coding sequence ATGAGTCATATCAAAGTCCATTTGGCAACAACGGAAGAAGATCGTAATAAAATTTATCACCTCCGCTACGATATTTATGTTCAAGAAATGAACAGGGTCCAGGAATATGCGGACCATACTACCAAAATGATCAGAGAACCGTATGATGAAACGGGCCACCTTTTCCTCGCTGAAACGGAAGAGGGTGAGATCATCGGCACCGTTCGTATCAACTTCCGAAGGGATGGGAGTTTGGAATGCGAAGACTTATATGAAATGGATCTTTTCCGCCCCTTTTACCCTGACAAAGTTTCCATGTCGACCAAACTGATGGTCAAACGCGAATACCGTCATACAGCAGCCGCGAGTATGCTTTGTATGAAGATTTATGAACATGCTAGAGAAAATGGGATCGTCATCGATTTTATTGATACCAATCCACATTTGGTGCGACTGTACAACCAAGTTGGATATCGGATGTACAAAAAAAACATCCACCACCCTGAATATGGAATTGTGATTCCCATGGTATTCTTGTTAGACGATAATGAATACTTAAAACAAATTCATTCACCATTCCTTCGTTTGGCGAAGAGATTCCCTGCTGGAACTGAACTTGCTCATTTGTTTGAAACCAAGTTCCCTGAATACAAAGACATTCGGCCTCTCTTCTCAATGGAAGGAGATGAAGTTTGGCAAAATATTGTTCATGATATGATGCTTCCTCCAAGCCAGTTTCTCTCGTTTTTACGAGGGTTTACGGAGGAAGAATCTAAAAAACTTCTCTCCATGCTTGATTTAATTGATTACGAAGATGGTGATGTCGTGTTCCACCAAAACCAAGAAAGCCAAGGTTTGTTTTGTGTATTGGATGGAAGTGTAGAAGTTGTGGTGAATAGAGAAGATGGAGTTAGATCTACCATCTCCATTTTAAACCAAGGTGAAATTTTTGGGGAACTTGGTTTTGTAGCGAAGTCCAATCGAAATGCTGATATCATTGTAAGGGATCATGCGAAACTTCTCATCCTCACACCCAATGAATTTCAAAAATTGGAAATCCAAAGTCCCACATTAGCGGTAAAATTACTGACCAACTTGTTTGTGATTTTAGCGGAGAGGTTCAATGAAATGTCCCGCCGCATGCTCGAATTTAGAAGGTTGTACGAGATGGGCGGAAGTTCGAGGTAA
- a CDS encoding sodium-dependent bicarbonate transport family permease: MDLHNALNNILNPPVLFFFLGMGVVFFKSDLRITEGVSKFLSLYLLFSIGFKGGHELFKSPFAQEHLLTLIACMFMACFVPVYSYFIFRLKLDHANSAALAGSFGSISAVTFVTAGAFLHSYGFEYQGFIVAGMALMESPAIVIAVIIDRLGKKKQNGNPSEKIQWKQLLHEAFFSSSVYILIGALIVGYLSGESGWNTTKPFTEDIFKGLLTFFLLDKGIDAAKQMRELKKVGFFLVGSTLIIMFINVVIAIFLTKIIQMPVGDALMFVVLCASASYIAVPAAMKDSIPEASPSIYLTVALSIVFPINIIIGIPVYFYVLKGL; the protein is encoded by the coding sequence ATGGATTTGCACAATGCTCTGAATAATATTTTAAACCCACCTGTACTATTTTTCTTTTTAGGAATGGGTGTTGTATTTTTTAAATCGGATCTCCGCATAACAGAAGGAGTATCAAAATTTCTTTCTTTGTACTTATTGTTCTCCATTGGTTTTAAAGGTGGGCACGAATTATTTAAATCGCCATTCGCTCAAGAACATTTGCTCACATTGATTGCATGTATGTTTATGGCATGTTTTGTTCCTGTGTATTCTTACTTCATCTTTCGATTGAAGTTAGACCATGCTAATTCTGCTGCCCTTGCCGGAAGTTTTGGATCTATTAGTGCGGTAACGTTTGTAACAGCAGGTGCATTTTTACACAGTTACGGATTTGAATACCAAGGTTTCATCGTTGCTGGAATGGCACTTATGGAATCACCTGCCATTGTTATCGCTGTCATCATCGATCGCCTCGGTAAGAAAAAACAAAACGGAAATCCCTCTGAAAAAATCCAATGGAAACAATTGTTACATGAAGCTTTTTTTAGTTCATCAGTTTATATCTTAATTGGTGCTCTAATCGTAGGTTATCTGTCAGGTGAATCTGGATGGAATACTACAAAACCATTTACAGAAGATATCTTCAAAGGACTTCTTACATTTTTCCTTTTGGATAAAGGGATTGATGCCGCAAAACAAATGCGCGAGTTAAAAAAAGTTGGTTTTTTCTTAGTTGGATCAACACTCATCATTATGTTTATCAATGTAGTGATTGCGATCTTTTTGACAAAAATCATTCAGATGCCAGTTGGTGATGCATTAATGTTTGTTGTACTATGTGCATCTGCTTCGTATATTGCAGTTCCTGCCGCGATGAAAGATTCAATTCCGGAAGCAAGTCCAAGTATTTACTTAACAGTTGCTTTATCGATTGTATTCCCAATCAATATCATCATCGGTATTCCAGTTTATTTCTACGTATTGAAAGGATTATAA
- a CDS encoding class I SAM-dependent methyltransferase yields the protein MPRLSAQANLLKLLLEPYLDSIEYQKEVGTALDAGAGPGVLTSFLMKKNPNLKWSACDISEDMVQYCKLVYPKVDWKVSDVRSLDYPDNHFDFIFNSMVLIHIKEPEKALKEFYRVLKPGGKVLIHCPNDKTFTGPQVLLDMVAKHATIHPADRFVMEKIPGMMESLGFQLKHRTDFIASNDGNDDKPTVEYPKIHLGMMTGWSMMSFMGHPDGMQDLYSKLQSEYMSNRVKFTIKLETHLYQK from the coding sequence ATGCCCAGATTATCAGCACAGGCCAACCTCCTGAAGCTCCTGCTTGAGCCATATTTAGATTCCATCGAGTACCAAAAAGAAGTGGGTACGGCTCTGGATGCGGGAGCGGGTCCAGGTGTTCTCACCAGTTTTCTCATGAAGAAAAATCCAAACCTCAAATGGTCTGCTTGTGACATCTCCGAGGATATGGTCCAATACTGTAAGTTGGTGTATCCAAAAGTAGACTGGAAGGTCTCTGATGTTCGTTCATTGGATTACCCAGACAATCATTTTGATTTTATTTTTAATTCGATGGTTCTCATCCACATCAAAGAACCTGAAAAAGCTCTGAAAGAATTCTACCGAGTGTTAAAACCAGGCGGGAAGGTTCTCATCCATTGTCCAAATGACAAAACCTTTACTGGCCCACAGGTCCTTTTGGATATGGTTGCCAAACATGCAACCATCCACCCTGCTGACAGGTTTGTGATGGAAAAAATTCCGGGAATGATGGAATCTTTGGGTTTCCAATTGAAACATAGAACCGACTTTATCGCATCCAATGATGGCAATGATGACAAACCGACAGTCGAATACCCAAAAATTCATTTGGGAATGATGACAGGATGGTCTATGATGTCTTTTATGGGACATCCAGATGGGATGCAGGATTTATATTCCAAATTACAATCAGAATACATGTCCAATCGTGTGAAATTCACGATCAAATTAGAAACGCATTTGTACCAAAAATAA